The sequence below is a genomic window from Oceanococcus sp. HetDA_MAG_MS8.
CGCGCCCAAAATCGGCGGTAGTGGCGGGCCGGTGAAGGCGTTTAAGGCCACTGAGTCGTTGTGTTCAGGGCGCACACCATAGGTAAAGTGCTTCAACCCCAGGGGTTTACGCAGCAAAGTATCGAGCAGCTCAGGCAAGGGGCGGCCTGTGGCTCGCTGCGCCACTTCGCCCAGCACGAAGCCGCCAGTGATAGCGTGGTAGGCCGTCATCCGCCCGGCTTTAGACATGGGCGGCATCCGGCAGAGAACGTCGATGACGGAATCCCAATCTCCGGCATGCTCAATGCCGAACTCTGTGGGAAAAGACGGTATGCCCGCCTGATGCGCCAACACCTGTTCAACCGTGGTTTTATGCTTGCCGGCGCGACCAAACTCGGGAATGAACTCAGCTACGGGGTCATGCAGGCTTAAATACCCCTGCTCCGCCAACTGATGGATCAGCAAGGCGGTCATGGCCTTCGAAGAAGAAAACAAACTAATCGGCGTATCCAGATCCAAGGGGACCGCCGGACCAACATCGCCGGGCGCATTGCCACGAGCATGCCCAATCGCGCGGTTCAGCACTACACGCCCGCGATGCCGAATACACAGGCTGATTCCAGGGTGGTAGCCAGTTCGGTAAAGGTCCTCCACCCGGCGCCAGATCGACTCCCTGAGACGGGATTGACCCTGCTCCTCAGAGTCGACGCAAGTTACCTGGCTCAGATCTG
It includes:
- a CDS encoding beta-lactamase family protein, giving the protein MVTKIIRRHYQRNLVSVPADLSQVTCVDSEEQGQSRLRESIWRRVEDLYRTGYHPGISLCIRHRGRVVLNRAIGHARGNAPGDVGPAVPLDLDTPISLFSSSKAMTALLIHQLAEQGYLSLHDPVAEFIPEFGRAGKHKTTVEQVLAHQAGIPSFPTEFGIEHAGDWDSVIDVLCRMPPMSKAGRMTAYHAITGGFVLGEVAQRATGRPLPELLDTLLRKPLGLKHFTYGVRPEHNDSVALNAFTGPPLPPILGAMARKALGIEFEEACAISNTPIFLNNVIPAGNIFSTAEESSRVFQMLLDGGRWEGQQLLSPETVRNLVAPFGRIRYDRMLRIPIRYSRGLMLGHPLVSLYGHRNPLAFGHLGFLNILCWADPERDISVALLTTGKAAIGPHLPALARVLGAINSGFAPQPVSDQPDWTVGLPRGLAAML